One Mugil cephalus isolate CIBA_MC_2020 chromosome 12, CIBA_Mcephalus_1.1, whole genome shotgun sequence DNA segment encodes these proteins:
- the LOC125017874 gene encoding myosin heavy chain, fast skeletal muscle-like: MSTDAEMEQYGPAAIYLRKPERERIEAQTAPFDAKTAYFVVDADDMYVKGKLVKKEGGKATVDTVTGKTVTVKEDDIHAMNPPKYDKIEDMAMMTHLNEPAVLFNLKDRFASWMIYTYSGLFCVVVNPYKWLPVYDAQVVEAYRGKKRIEAPPHIFSISDNAYQFMLTDRENQSILITGESGAGKTVNTKRVIQYFATIAVTGSKKAEASSGKLQGSLEDQIIAANPLLEAYGNAKTVRNDNSSRFGKFIRIHFATSGKLASADIETYLLEKSRVTFQLSAERSYHIFYQLMTGHKPELLEALLITTNPYDYPMISQGEITVKSIDDVEEFIATDTAIDILGFTAEEKLGIYKLTGSVMHHGSMKFKQKQREEQAEPDGNEVADKIAYLMGLNSADMLKALCYPRVKVGNEMVTKGQTVPQVNNAVSALCKSVYEKMFLWMVVRINEMLDTKKSRQFFIGVLDIAGFEIFDFNSLEQLCINFTNEKLQQFFNHHMFVLEQEEYKKEGIDWEFIDFGMDLAACIELIEKPMGIFSILEEECMFPKASDTTFKNKLHDQHLGKTKAFEKPKPGKGKAEAHFSLVHYAGTVDYNITGWLDKNKDPLNDSVVQLYQKSSNKLLALLYATHAGAEEAAGGGGGGKKGGGKKKGGSFQTVSALFRENLGKLMTNLRSTHPHFVRCLIPNESKTPGLMENHLVIHQLRCNGVLEGIRICRKGFPSRILYGDFKQRYKVLNASVIPEGQFIDNKKASEKLLGSIDVDHTQYKFGHTKVFFKAGLLGTLEEMRDDKLAALVTMTQALLRGFLSRKEFVKMMERREAIYGIQYNIRSFMNVKNWPWMHLYFKIKPLLKSAETEKELQQMKENYDKMKTDLATALAKKKELEEKMVSLVQEKNDLQLQVTAEVENLSDAEERCEGLIKNKIQLEAKLKETTERLEDEEEINAELTAKKRKLEDECSELKKDIDDLELTLAKVEKEKHATENKVKNLTEEMASQDESIAKLTKEKKALQEAHQQTLDDLQAEEDKVNTLTKAKTKLEQQVDDLEGSLEQEKKLRMDLERAKRKLEGDLKLSQESVMDLENDKQQSEEKNKKKDFEISQLLSKIEDEQSLGAQLQKKIKELQARIEELEEEIEAERAARAKVEKQRADLSRELEEISERLEEAGGATAAQIEMNKKREAEFQKLRRDLEESTLQHEATAAALRKKQADSVAELGEQIDNLQRVKQKLEKEKSEYKMEIDDLSSNMEAVAKAKGNLEKMCRTLEDQLSELKSKNDENVRQLNDINGQKARLQTENGEYSRQIEEKEALVSQLTRGKQAFTQQIDELKRHIEEEVKAKNALAHAVQSARHDCDLLREQFEEEQEAKAELQRGMSKANSEVAQWRSKYETDAIQRTEELEESKKKLAQRLQEAEESVEAVNSKCASLEKTKQRLQGEVEDLMIDVERANALAANLDKKQRNFDKVLAEWKQKYEECQAELEGAQKEVRSLGTELFKMKNSYEESLDQLETMKRENKNLQQEISDLTEQIGETGKSIHELEKAKKTVETEKTEIQAALEEAEGTLEHEEAKILRVQLELNQIKGEIDRKLAEKDEEMEQIKRNSQRVIDSMQSTLDSEVRSRNDALRVKKKMEGDLNEMEIQLSHANRQAAEAQKQLRNVQGQLKDAQLHLDDALRGQEDMKEQVAMVERRNGLMLSEIEELRAALEQTERGRKVAEQELVDASERVGLLHSQNTSLLNTKKKLETDLVQVQGEVDDAVQEARNAEEKAKKAITDAAMMAEELKKEQDTSSHLERMKKNLEVTVKDLQHRLDEAENLAMKGGKKQLQKLESRVRELEAEVENEQRRGADAVKGVRKYERRVKELTYQTEEDKKNVVRLQDLVDKLQLKVKAYKRQAEEAEEQANTHMSKLRKVQHELEEAQERADIAESQVNKMRVKSRDVGKSDSAE; encoded by the exons ATCGTGAGAACCAGTCTATCCTTATCAC TGGAGAATCCGGTGCTGGAAAGACTGTCAACACCAAGCGTGTCATTCAGTACTTTGCAACAATTGCTGTGACTGGATCTAAGAAGGCAGAAGCGTCATCTGGCAAATTACAG GGTTCGCTGGAAGACCAGATCATTGCAGCCAACCCTCTGCTGGAGGCGTATGGTAACGCCAAGACTGTGAGGAACGACAACTCCTCTCGTTTT GGTAAATTCATCAGAATCCACTTTGCAACCTCCGGCAAACTGGCCTCTGCAGATATTGAAACAT ATCTGCTGGAGAAGTCTCGTGTCACCTTCCAGTTGTCTGCTGAGAGGAGCTACCATATCTTCTATCAGCTGATGACAGGCCACAAGCCTGAGCTTCTGG AGGCTCTTCTGATCACCACCAACCCCTACGACTATCCAATGATCAGTCAGGGTGAAATCACTGTCAAGAGCATCGATGACGTTGAAGAGTTCATTGCAACAGAT ACTGCCATTGATATCTTGGGCTTCACCGCTGAGGAGAAATTGGGCATCTACAAGCTGACTGGATCTGTGATGCATCACGGCAGCATGAAATTCAAGCAGAAGCAGCGTGAGGAGCAGGCTGAACCTGATGGCAATGAGG TGGCTGATAAAATCGCTTACCTCATGGGTCTGAACTCAGCTGATATGTTGAAAGCTCTGTGCTACCCAAGAGTCAAAGTTGGAAATGAGATGGTCACCAAAGGTCAGACTGTCCCACAG GTCAACAATGCCGTCAGTGCTCTGTGCAAGTCTGTCTATGAGAAAATGTTCTTGTGGATGGTCGTCCGTATCAATGAGATGTTGGACACAAAGAAGTCAAGACAGTTCTTCATTGGTGTGCTGGATATCGCTGGATTTGAAATCTTTGAT TTCAACAGCTTGGAGCAGCTCTGCATCAACTTCACAAATGAGAAACTGCAACAGTTCTTCAACCACCACATGTTTGTCCTGGAGCAAGAGGAGTATAAGAAAGAAGGCATTGATTGGGAGTTCATTGACTTTGGCATGGACTTGGCTGCTTGCATTGAGCTTATTGAGAAG CCAATGGGCATTTTCTCCATCCTTGAAGAGGAGTGCATGTTCCCCAAGGCCTCTGACACAACTTTCAAGAACAAGCTGCATGATCAGCATCTTGGCAAGACTAAGGCCTTTGAGAAGCCAAAGCCTGGAAAGGGCAAGGCTGAGGCTCACTTCTCCCTGGTTCACTATGCTGGTACAGTGGACTACAACATCACTGGCTGGCTGGACAAGAACAAGGACCCACTGAATGACTCAGTTGTTCAGCTCTACCAGAAGTCTTCAAACAAACTACTGGCTCTTCTGTATGCCACCCATGCTGGAGCTGAGG AGGCcgccggtggtggtggtggtggaaagaAGGGTGGCGGAAAGAAGAAGGGTGGTTCCTTCCAGACTGTGTCTGCTCTTTTCAGG GAGAACTTGGGCAAGCTGATGACCAACCTAAGGAGCACTCATCCTCACTTTGTCCGGTGCTTGATTCCCAATGAATCAAAGACCCCAG GTCTCATGGAAAACCATTTGGTCATCCACCAGCTGAGGTGTAACGGTGTGCTGGAGGGTATCAGAATCTGCAGAAAAGGCTTCCCGAGCAGAATCCTCTATGGTGACTTCAAGCAGAG ATACAAAGTATTGAATGCCAGTGTCATCCCTGAAGGACAGTTCATTGACAACAAGAAAGCTTCAGAGAAGCTGCTTGGCTCCATTGATGTGGACCACACTCAGTACAAGTTTGGACACACAAAG GTGTTCTTCAAAGCTGGTCTTTTGGGTACTCTTGAGGAGATGAGGGACGACAAACTGGCTGCACTCGTGACCATGACTCAGGCTCTTCTCAGAGGATTTCTCTCGAGGAAGGAGTTTGTTAAAATGATGGAGAGAAG aGAAGCTATCTACGGCATCCAGTACAACATCCGCTCATTCATGAATGTGAAGAACTGGCCATGGATGCATCTGTACTTCAAGATCAAGCCTCTTCTGAAGAGTGCTGAGACTGAGAAGGAGTTGCAGCAGATGAAAGAGAACTATGACAAGATGAAGACAGACCTGGCTACTGCTCTGGCCAAGAAGaaggaactggaggagaagatggttTCCCTAGTACAGGAGAAGAATGACCTGCAGCTTCAAGTGACTGCA GAAGTTGAGAACCTCTCGGATGCAGAGGAAAGGTGTGAGGGGCTCATTAAGAACAAGATCCAGCTTGAGGCAAAACTCAAAGAGACCACTGAGAGActggaagatgaagaggagatcAATGCTGAGCTGACTGCCAAGAAGAGGAAGTTGGAGGATGAATGCTCTGAGCTGAAGAAGGACATTGATGACTTGGAGCTCACCTTGGCTaaagtggagaaggagaaacatgccacagaaaacaag GTAAAAAACCTGACAGAAGAGATGGCATCTCAAGATGAGTCCATTGCCAAGTTGACCAAGGAGAAGAAAGCCCTCCAAGAGGCCCATCAGCAAACACTGGATGACCTCCaggcagaggaagacaaagtCAACACTCTGACCAAGGCCAAGACCAAGCTGGAACAGCAAGTGGACGAT CTTGAGGGCTCATTGGAGCAAGAGAAGAAGCTCCGCATGGACCTTGAGAGAGCCAAGAGGAAGCTTGAGGGAGATCTGAAACTGTCCCAGGAATCTGTAATGGATCTGGAGAATGACAAGCAGCaatctgaggaaaaaaacaagaa GAAGGACTTTGAGATCAGCCAGCTCCTCAGTAAGATTGAGGATGAACAGTCTCTTGGTGCTCAGCTTcagaagaagatcaaggaaCTCCAG GCTCGTAttgaggagctggaagaggagattGAGGCTGAGAGGGCTGCTCGGGCGAAGGTAGAGAAACAGAGAGCTGACCTCTCCAGGGAGCTTGAGGAGATCAGTGAGAGGCTCGAGGAAGCTGGTGGAGCAACAGCAGCTCAGATTGAGATGAACAAGAAGCGTGAGGCTGAGTTCCAGAAGCTGCGTCGTGACCTTGAGGAGTCAACCCTGCAGCATGAAGCTACCGCAGCAGCTCTCCGCAAGAAGCAGGCCGACAGCGTGGCAGAGCTGGGAGAGCAGATCGACAACCTCCAGCGTGTCAAGcagaagctggagaaggaaaagagtgAGTACAAGATGGAGATTGATGACCTCTCCAGCAACATGGAGGCTGTTGCCAAAGCAAAG GGTAACTTGGAGAAAATGTGTAGAACTCTTGAGGACCAACTGAGTGAACTCAAATCCAAAAATGATGAGAATGTTCGCCAGCTGAATGACATTAATGGTCAGAAGGCAAGACTTCAGACAGAGAATG GTGAGTATTCCCGCCAGATTGAGGAGAAAGAAGCTCTCGTTTCTCAACTGACCCGGGGCAAGCAGGCATTCACTCAGCAAATAGATGAACTTAAGAGACACATCGAGGAGGAAGTGAAG GCTAAGAATGCCCTGGCTCATGCTGTTCAGTCGGCTCGCCATGACTGTGATCTGCTCAGAGAGCAgtttgaggaggagcaggaagccaaggctgagctgcagagaggaatgtCCAAGGCCAACAGTGAAGTGGCTCAGTGGAGGAGCAAATATGAGACTGATGCTATCCAGCGCACTGAGGAACTGGAGGAATCCAA GAAAAAGCTTGCCCAGCGTCTACAGGAGGCTGAGGAATCTGTTGAGGCTGTGAACTCCAAGTGTGCCTCTTTGGAAAAGACCAAGCAGAGGCTGCAGGGTGAAGTGGAGGACCTCATGATTGATGTGGAGAGGGCTAATGCTCTGGCTGCCAACCTGGACAAGAAGCAGAGGAACTTTGATAAG GTCCTAGCAGAATGGAAACAAAAGTATGAGGAGTGCCAGGCagagctggaaggagctcaaaAGGAGGTTCGCTCTCTCGGCACTGAGCTGTTCAAGATGAAGAACTCCTATGAGGAGTCTCTGGATCAGCTGGAGACcatgaagagagagaacaagaaCCTGCAGC AGGAGATCTCAGACCTGACTGAACAGATTGGTGAGACTGGAAAGAGTATTCATGAACTGGAGAAAGCAAAGAAGACTGTGGAGACTGAGAAGACTGAAATTCAGGCAGCTCTTGAAGAAGCTGAA GGCACTCTGGAGCATGAGGAGGCCAAGATTCTCCGTGTTCAGCTTGAGCTCAACCAGATCAAAGGAGAGATTGACAGAAAGCTGGCAGAGAAGGATGAGGAGATGGAGCAGATCAAGAGGAACAGCCAGAGGGTGATAGACTCCATGCAGAGCACTCTTGATTCTGAAGTCAGGAGCAGGAATGATGCCTTGAGAgtcaagaagaagatggagggagaccTGAATGAGATGGAGATTCAGCTGAGCCATGCTAACAGGCAGGCTGCTGAGGCCCAGAAACAACTGAGGAATGTCCAGGGACAACTCAAG GATGCCCAACTGCACCTTGATGATGCTctcagaggacaggaggacatgaaggagCAGGTCGCCATGGTGGAGCGCAGAAATGGTCTGATGCTGTCTGAGAttgaggagctgagagctgctctggagcagacagagagaggacgcAAAGTGGCTGAGCAGGAATTGGTTGATGCTAGTGAGCGTGTCGGATTGCTTCATTCTCAG AACACCAGTCTTCTGAACAccaagaagaagctggaaaCTGACCTTGTCCAGGTTCAGGGTGAGGTAGATGATGCTGTTCAGGAAGCAAGAAATGCTGAGGAGAAAGCTAAGAAGGCTATCACTGAT GCTGCCATGATGgctgaggagctgaagaaggagcaggacaCCAGCTCTCAcctggagaggatgaagaagaacctGGAGGTCACAGTCAAGGACTTGCAGCACCGTCTGGATGAAGCTGAGAACCTTGCCATGAAGGGTGGCAAGAAGCAGCTCCAGAAACTGGAGTCCAGG GTGCGTGAACTGGAGGCTGAAGTTGAAAATGAGCAGAGACGTGGAGCTGATGCTGTTAAAGGAGTCCGCAAATATGAGAGGAGAGTGAAGGAGCTCACCTACCAG ACTGAGGAGGATAAGAAGAATGTGGTCAGACTCCAGGATCTGGTGGACAAGCTGCAGCTCAAAGTCAAGGCTTACAAGAGACAGGCTGAGGAGGCT GAGGAGCAGGCCAATACTCATATGTCCAAACTGAGAAAGGTGCAGCATGAGCTGGAGGAAGCTCAGGAGCGTGCTGACATTGCTGAGTCCCAGGTCAACAAGATGAGAGTCAAGAGCCGTGATGTTGGAAAG TCTGATTCTGCTGAATGA